In one Nicotiana tomentosiformis chromosome 6, ASM39032v3, whole genome shotgun sequence genomic region, the following are encoded:
- the LOC138893864 gene encoding uncharacterized protein: MKVTQYDMRFANLARHAVWLVPTERDKIRKFIDGLNYGLRFCMAREVAINARFDQVVKIYKLLEQVHRMERDEREAKRPCSSGGFSSASSGGQSHYVRHNSYSVRPTQSSFSALLAQSFYRAQSTLFHSQFFRLSGSAALQEGLLDALVLFDPGFTYSYVSSYFTHCLDMPSDSLVMHAHVSTPVGDSIIVDRMYRSCGVTIVGLETRVDLLLLSMVDFDVIFGMNWLSPFHAILDYHAKVMTLAMPGNPRAEWRGFLDYVLSIVISYLKAQQMVEKGCLAYLAFVWDFSTDSTTVESVPVVRDFPNMFPADMLGMPPDRDIDFGIDLVPGTQPISIPPYHKAPEEWKELKEHTYELLHKGLIRPNVSPWSELILFMWSDECEKSSQKLRTALTTAPVLLLPTGSGYYTVYYDVSCNGLDAVLMQDSRIIAYASRKLKVHEKNYPMHYLDLAVSVHALKIWRHYLYDVHCERIKDRQFDDPHLLVLKDTVHRGGAKEVVIGDDGVMWHRHRICVPNVDGLRYLTLEEAHSLPYSIHPSFIKVYRDLNQHYWWWRMKKDSVAYVSRCLKCQHVKYEHQKR; the protein is encoded by the exons ATGAAAGTGACTCAGTATGATATGCGGTTCGCAAatttggctcgtcacgcagtatggttggttcccactgagagggataAGATTAGgaagttcattgatggcctcaactatggtttaCGTTTctgtatggctcgagaggttgcgataaatgctaggtttgaccaggtggtcaAGATTTATAAACTCTTAGAGCAGGTTCACAGGATGGAGCGTGacgagcgggaggccaagaggccttgtagttcaggtggtttcagtagtgcctcatctggaggccagtCCCATTACG TTAGACATAATTCCTACAGTGTacgcccaactcagtcatcattcagtgcactactggCACAGAGTTTCTACCGTGCTCAATCTACCCTTTTCCACAGCCAGTTCTTCAGGCTATCAGGGTCAGCAGCCTTACAGGAGGGGTTGTT GGAtgctttggtattgtttgatcctggtttcacttattcataCGTGTCATCATACTTTACTCATTGTTTGGATATGCCCTCTGATTCTCTAGTTATGCATgctcatgtatctacaccggtgggtgattctattattgtggaccgtatgtatcggtcgtgtgggGTGACTATTGTCGGATTAGAgacgagagttgatcttttactacttagcatggttgattttgacgtaatTTTTGGCATGAATTGGTTGTCACCAtttcatgctattctagattatcacgctaaggtcatgacattggcgatgccggggaaTCCTAGGGCTGAGTGGAGAGGTTTCCTGGATTATGTCCTTAGTATagtgatttcttatttgaaggctcaacagatggttgagaagggatgtctggcatatttggcctttgtgtgGGATTTTAGTACTGACTCtactaccgttgagtcagttccggtagtgagagacttcccaaatatgtttcctgcagacatgcttggcatgccacccgacagggacattgattttggtattgatctggtgccgggcactcagcccatttctattccaccgtatcacaAGGCACCGGAGGAAtggaaggagttaaaggaacataCTTATGAGTTACTTCATAAGGGCTTAATTAGGCCCAATGTGTCGCCTTGGAGTGAACTGATTCTATTTAT gtggtctgatgagtgtgagaagagctCTCAGAAGCTCAGgactgcattgactacagccccagtgttgttgttgcctacaggttcgggatattacactgtgtattatgatgtgtCATGTAATGGGCTtgatgcggtgttgatgcaggatagtaggattattgcctacgcgtctcgtaaattgaaggttcatgagaagaattaccctatgcaTTATTTAGATTTGGCAGTTAgtgttcacgcattgaagatttggaggcactatctatatgATGTTCATTGTGAG CGTATCAAGGAtcgtcagtttgatgatcctcacttgttggtgttaaAGGACACGGTGCaccggggtggtgccaaggaggttgtgattggtgatgatggtgttatgtggCATCGACACcgaatttgtgttccaaatgtggatgggttgAGATATTTGacacttgaggaggctcatagtttgccCTATTCCATTCACCCAAGTTTCATAAAGGTGTACCGTGACTTGAAtcaacattattggtggtggagaatgaagaaagatagtgttgcttatgtctctcggtgtttgaaatgtcaacatgtgaagtatgagcatcagaaacgaTGA